The segment TCTTGAAAATAGTGCTGTCAACGGATAGCGCAGTACCCAGAAAGAGATAATATTTAACGCAAGTACCTGATACATCGCTCCCGCTGCACGGACAATTCCATTTAAAATAAAGTTAATCCCTAAAAATGGATAACATAATGCAATAATTTGCAGGTATCTTGTGCCAAATTGGACGGCATCTTCCTCCTGGATGAAAAGTCGCACTCCATATTCTGCAAAAAGGACTACGATAATTCCTATAACAAGCATAACAGAAAAATTATACAGAACGCCATATTTGGCAATACTTCTCACCCTTGACCAATTCCGTACACCAATGTTTTGCCCTGCCATACTACTAACAGCAACTCCCAAAGCTTGAGCCGGCAGCATCACCAGGCTATCCAATCGTTGCGAGGCACTGAAGCCCGCAACCACAGGCCCTCCAAATGTTGTCACAACACTCATGATAGCCGCTGAACCAGCAGAAATAACGGCCATTTGCAGACCGGACGGAATTCCCAGATTTAAAATCAATCCAACCTCCTGCCGGGAAGGTAATGTCGGGAAACTGAATGGTGCTAGCTTACGGTACAATACATAAACGATTCCGTATATAAACGCAGCCCCCTGTGAAACAATCGTTGCATACGCTGCTCCCTCTACCCCGAGATTAAACCCAGCTATAAACAGTGGATTAATGACGATATTCATCACAACGGCAATAGTCACAAATCGCAGTGGCGTTTTACTGTCGCCCAGTGCACGAAGCACCGTACTGATAAAATTATATCCAAACAGAAATAATATCCCGAGAAAATTAATCTGCAAATAAGCCGCCGCCTCTGCCATCATGTCCTCCGGAGTCCCCATCAAGCCAAGAAGCCCTTCCGCAAATACAAATCCAGCCGTTCCCAGTGTCACAGCCATAATCGTCAAAATCACCACAAAAGCATTAAGATATCGTTTTAGGCCAGCTTCGTTATCCTGCCCCTTTTGCTGTGACAGTATCGCCAGTGCTGCATTATTCAGGCCAATAACAAATGACAGGACGGTGAAAATAATAACACCCGATATGGACACAGCACCTAATGCATCTGCCCCGAGCAAATTTCCAACCCATAAACTATCTGCAAATTGGTACGACGTCTGCAGGAGATTCGTAAGCATAATTGGGCCTGAGAAAATGATTAATTGTTTCAATATATTTCCTTCTGTAAAATCCTGTTGTTTCGGCAACTGTTGTCCACCCTTTCACGAGACGCTCATTCTTTTAGTTTATCATTACTTTCACAATCATGAAACGATGGTGAAACGCTTACATTTTTATGATACTATGAATATATGACTTACAAATCAGAATAAAGGGGATGTTTTACTTATGATGGAAGCTCCACTAACCGTAGGATCAATGCTTGAGCGAGCCGAGAAATTTTTCCCGAAAAAGCAAGTCATCTCACAAACACATGACAAGCTGCACTACCTTACCTATGCAGATATCGGACAGCGGACACGCCGGTTGATGAGTGTATTACATGAGCTCGGCGTACAAAAAGGAGACCGCGTTGGTACCTTAGCCTGGAATCATCACAGGCATCTGGAGATTTATTTTGGTGCACCTGGAATTGGCGCCGTATTGCACACCATCAATATTCGCCTGTCACCTGAACACATTATTTACATCATCAACCATGCGGAAGATAAAATTCTATTTATTGATGAAGATGTTTTGCCCCTTATTGAAAAGATACAGGATCAGCTTACGACCGTTGAAGCATTTGTTGTTATGACAGATAAAAGCGAGCTTCCTGAATCTGGACTGAATCCATTATACTCCTATGAAGAATTACTGCAATCCGGTGATCCAACACACCCATTTATTGAAGGAATCGATGAAAATGACACGGCGGGAATGTGTTACACATCTGCGACAACTGGCAAACCAAAAGGCGTCACTTACTCCCATCGCGGAATTGTCCTGCATAGCTTTGCACTCGGAATCGCCGATACTGCCGGCCTTTCGGAATCAGATGTAGCCATGCCTGTTGTGCCACAGTTCCATGTTAACGCCTGGGGAATCCCATTTGCCAGTACGTGGTTTGGCAGCACACAAGTTATGCCAGGGCCGCGTTTTACACCAAAACGGCTCGCCCAGTTCATTGAAAAATTTGGCGTTACCGTAACAGCAGGTGTCCCTACGATCTGGTTGGGACTGTTACGTGAATTGGAACAGGAAAACTACGACACATCCAGTTTGCGAATGGTATTATGCGGTGGTTCAGCAGCGCCGCTCGGGGTTATTAAAGCATTTGAGGAAAAACATAACATCCCGTTTTATCATGCATATGGCGCAACAGAGACAACACCAGTTGCAACGTTTTCCCGGTTAAAAAGCTATCAGCAGGATTTAAGCGATGAAGAGAGGCTGGAGGAACGTGCCAGACAAGGCATTCTAGTACCAGGGCTGGATATGAAAATCATCGGTAACAACGGCGAGGTCAAATGGGATGACCAAGAAATGGGTGAGCTTCTCTTGCGCGGACCGTGGATTGCTGATGAATATTACAAAGACGACCGAAGCGAGAACGCCTTCATCGACGGCTGGCTCCACACCGGGGATGTTGTAACCGTGGACGAGGAAGGAACGATCAAAATCGTTGACCGTACAAAAGATCTGATCAAAAGCGGTGGCGAGTGGATTTCATCGGTCGATATTGAAAACGCCCTCATTGCGCATGATGCAATTTTTGAAGCAAGCGTTGTAGCAATCCCAGACGCCGAGTGGCAGGAATGCCCTATTGCCTGTGTTGTATTAAACGAAGGACTCGCTGTAGATGGTATGAAGGAAGAAATAATCGAATTCCTGCGTCCACAATTTGCTAAATTCTGGTTGCCGGATGACGTGCTGTTTTTTGATGAGGCTCCAAAGACGTCTGTAGGGAAGTTTTTGAAGCGTGAGTTGCGTGAACAGGTGAAGGCGGAATATAATTTGCAGGATTAGTAGGGTTAAAAGATCAGCTCGCTGAAAAGGGTGGAGAGGCCCCTCGTGTTGCTGATCTTTTTTTGGGGAGTGTAAACTGAACTGTGTAAGTGAGAGAGCGTACGGCTCTTACTTCGCAGTTCAGTTTTTTATTGTTACAATTAAAATAATTCAAACGGGAGGTTATTCTATTGGATAAGCCAAAACGAGATTCCAAGTCTGTTGATCTAGCGAACCGAATAATTGAGGAATATCAACCGGAGTCTGTAGAAGATATGCAAAATGCCCTTAGAGATATCTTCGGACCGATGTTTGAAACGGTGCTTAAGGGTGAAATGAATCACCATTTAGGTTATGAATCGAATGATAAAGATGAAAAGGCTACGGAAAACAGACGTAATGGATACGGGAAGAAATCCATAAAAACCAGTTCAGGTGAAGTAGGTATTAAGGTACCACGTGATCGTGATGGGTCTTTTAATCCTGAACTGATACCCAAACGTAAAAAGGATGTCTCTGCGATTGAGAATAAAGTGATTTCCATGTATGCCCGCGGAATGTCGCAGCGAGACATTTCTTCAACGATTGAGGATATTTACGGTTTTTCTGTCTCTCATGAAATGGTTTCTGATATTACAGATCATGTTCTTTCTGAGTTGGAAGAATGGCAATCTAGACCGTTAAGTAGTTGTTATGCATTTGTATTTGTTGATTGCATGTATACAACTGTTCGTAATCAATATGAGACGAAGAAATATGCCGTCTACACGATCTTAGGATACACCATAGAGGGTACTAAAGAAATACTTGGATTATGGTTAAATGAAACGGAAAGCAAACATAAATGGATGCAGATATTTGATGAAATCAAAGCGAGAGGTGTTGAAGACATTTTCTTTATCTCCATGGATGGTGTGAGTGGCTTAGAGGAAGGTGCACGTTCTATTTTTCCTAATGTGACCGTCCAACGTTGTATGGTTCACTTGATTCGTAACTCCGTTAAATATGTACCAAGCAAAGATTATAAAGCATTCACCAAAGCCTTAAGAAAGGTATATGGTGCACCAAGCCTTAAGGCTTGTCATAGTGCATTTGAATCGTTCCAACAACAATGGGCTTCCTATCCAGGAGCGATTGATGTTTGGACAAGGAACTTTCATCATGTTGAGCAACTCTATGATTATGGAAGTGCTATCCGTAAAGTTATGTACACAACCAATGCGGTTGAGAGTATTCACTCCAGCTTCAGAAAGGTAACCAAAAAAGGAGCATTCCCCAACGAGAACGCCCTTTTAAAAGTCTTATATTTACGCGTGACCGAACTTGAGAAAAAATGGGAAGGTGGCTATATCCAAAGCTGGCCAATGGTTATGAACCAACTCCTCCTACATGAAAATCTTAAGGATAGGGTTTTAAAGTATCTTGAGTAAGAGTTGATTTACACACTTTATTTGACAAACCCTTTTTTTGTGGAGTAGCGTGAACTTGAGCGTGGACATCATAAACTCGGGCGGGAGGAGCTTCGCCATAAAGCTGATTAGTCTAACGGAAGTCCACCCATGTATCATTGATTCTCTCTAGAACACACTGCCAGAAAGCTATCTCCCCCTACAAGTAACCATCACCCAAACGACATCGACCTAATCAGCAATGCCCTCACCAACTAAATCATCAATAATCTCCTCAACTGTTTCTTCCTTCTTAATCGCACCTACACCCTGCCCAGCCCACAATGATTGAAAACCCGCAACACCCAATTCCTTACCTGCTGCTCGTATATCCTTCGTCAACTCATTCTGGATCGGAAATGGCAGTAAATCAACATTACTCGCTCCTACTTCTCGAACAAACCGATTAGTAATAGCCCGCGCTGGCCGTCCCGAGAATACTTTTGTCACAACCGTATCTTCCATGTTCGCTTGTAACAAGGCTCGGCGATAAGACTTGTTCGTCCCTGCTTCTTTTGCCATTAAAAACCTTGTGCCCAATTGGACACCCGAGACACCCATTTTGAATAAAGCTGCTGTTTGATTCGATGTATGTATACCGCCAGCCGCAATCACAGGTACAGAAAGATTTTCTACTAAGGATTGCACTAGAACGATAAGTCCTATATCATAGCCATCTGGATATTCCAACATATCAAAAGTCCCTCGATGGCCACCAGCTTCATATCCTTGTGCAACAACAATGTCATAACCGGCCTGTTCAAGCTGCTTCGATTTCAGCCGCTCAACCAAGACTGAGGATAATACACCAAATGCTGTACTAACAATTGGTATCTTTTCCTCTATGATAATGTCTATCTTTTCCTGTAAATAGTCATATACCTTTACCGCCCTACTACTATTTTCTATTCCTAGCTCCCCTCTATAGTTATCTAATAGCTCCTGCATATCCTGCGCATTCGTCGAGGAAGCTTCCAGACTAACCGTAAATAGATTTACAGAAAAAGGCTTATTCGTCAATTGCTTCACCTGTTGAACCAGAGTTTTCAACGCAGTACCGTTCATGTATCCCGCACCAATTGTACCTAAAGCACCCTTATTCGCTACAGCTGCCACAAGTTCGGGTGTCGTTATCCCTCCCGCCATGCCAGCTTGAATGATCGGGACCTCCACATTAACCATCCTCAAAAAAGAATTCACAAGCAACCCTCCTCGATATATATCATAATTATCACATAATTTATGGGGCATGTCATGCAAATTAAGAAGCAACAACCAACTATAGCCCAATTCGACAAAATTCGGGTGGTGACAGGCACTGTTCGTACCACTGTTCGCATGGATTCCAAACACGCAAAGAGCGCCGTACTGTCCTTCCCCAGCCAGCATGGCGCTCTCATCATATTATTTACTCTCTTGTTCTGCTTTGTATTGTTCAAATTCTTTTGCTGTGCAACGTACCCAGTGTCTTGGTGTGACCTCTCTGAATTCCGGTTGCTCCGATAAATCATGGACGGTGGGGTCATAGCTGAAACGTTCACGCGTACGTTCATATGCCGGATCGGGTAGCGGTATGGCAGATAATAGAGATTTAGTGTAGGGATGGATCGGATTTTTATATAATTCATCACTATCCGCAAGCTCTACCATATTACCAAAATACATAACACCTATACGATCGCTGATATATTTCACCATCGAGAGATCATGGGCAATAAACAAATACGTTAAGCCCTGTTCGTCCTGTAATTTCTTAAGTAGGTTTACTACTTGCGCTTGAATGGAAACATCCAACGCAGAGATCGGCTCATCTGCAATAATGAACTCAGGCTTCACAGCAAGTGCACGCGCAATTCCAATTCGCTGCCTTTGTCCCCCACTAAATTCATGTGGAAAACGGGAAGCATGCTCCTTGTTTAAGCCAACTGTTTCCAGTAATTCTTCTACCCTAGCCTTGCGTTCATCTTGGCCTTTAACTAATTTATGAACATCCAACCCTTCAGCAATAATGTCCATTACCGTCATTCTTGGATTTAATGAAGAAGATGGATCCTGGAAAATCATTTGCATCTTTTGGTTGAATTTTGCAAGTTCATTCTTAGACTTTTTGCCATGAACACTCTCATTATTGAACTTAACTTGTCCATCGGTAGCTTCATACAAACGTATAATGGTTCTGCCTGTTGTAGATTTGCCACAGCCGGACTCGCCAACTAATCCAAAGGTTTCTCCTTTATGAATATCAAAGGTTATTCCATCTACAGCTTTCGTCGTTTTGTTTCTTCCTGCTTTGAAATGTTTCTTTAAATCCTTTACTTCCAATAGTTTCTCTTCTGTCACTGCTGCTCACCATCCTTAGAGCTATTATTCGTGAATCCTTGCATACGCCGTTTCACTGATTCAGGAGGCTCTACCTTTGGCGCATCCTCGTGTAGCAACCACGTAGCAGCATAGTGACTATCTGACACCTTGAACATAGGTGGTTCCATTACTTTATCAATTTCCATTGCAAACCTGTTTCTCGGTGCGAACGCGTCCCCTTTTGGCGGGTTTAGCATATCCGGAGGTGTACCAGGTATGGCAAACAACTCTTCCTCCCCACCATCTAACGTAGGCATAGACCCAAGTAATCCCCATGTATACGGATGTTTAGGATTATAAAAGATATCATCTGTTGTACCAATTTCAACAATTTTGCCTGCATACATTACAGCCACTCTGTCTGCAATATTGGCCACTACACCTAAATCATGCGTAATAAATATGGTGCCACTGTTCATTTCTTTTTGAATATCCTTCATCAATTCTAAAATTTGCGCTTGTATGGTTACATCCAGTGCCGTTGTTGGTTCATCTGCAATCAAAATCTTTGGATTACATGCGAGTGCAATAGCAACAACAACACGTTGGCGCATCCCCCCTGAAAATTCGTGTGGATATTGTTTCATACGAGTAGCTGGGTCTGGAATTGCAACTAAATCCAAAAGTTCCAATGCTCGCTTTTTCGCTTTATCCCGACTCAGGTTTTGGTGTTTCATTAGACCTTCCATAACCTGGTTCCCTACCTTCATCGTAGGGTTTAGCGATGACATAGGATCCTGAAACACCATGGACAAGTCCTTTCCACGGATTTTTTGCATTTGCTGATTTGACTTGTTAACTAAGTCTTCTCCTTCAAGAAGCATCTCACCTGACTTTATGACGCCATGTGGTTTGGGAAGCAGCTGCATTAAAGAAAGTGAGGTCACAGACTTCCCTGAACCTGATTCACCAACAATGGCCAGCGTTTCTCCTTTATTTAAATCAAAACTAACACCTCGTACAGCCTGTACTTCACCATTGTAGGTGTTAAATGATACATTTAAATCTTTGACTTCCAATAATTTACTCATTTAAAAACACCTACCTTATTATTTATGCATTTTCGGGTCAAATGCATCTCGTAATCCATCAGCCAGTATATTAAATGCAATCATAATAACAGATATTAAAATCGCAGGATACAACAGCAAGAATGGGAATTGTCTGAGATTGTCAAACCCAGTGTTAATCAGTGTACCAAGTGATGCCTCCGGAGCTGGAATTCCGAGTCCGATAAAGCTCAAGAATGCTTCAAAGAAAATGGCACTTGGAATGGTAAACATCGTATTTATAATGATGATCCCACTAATATTCGGTAACAAATGTTTCACGATTACTTTGCTATTTGATTGACCAAGCGTCCTGGATGCAAGGACAAATTCCTGGTTTTTCAGTTTCAATACCTCGCCCCTTACAATCCGGGCCATTCCCGTCCAGCCGGTTATCGATAATGCAATAATGATCGATAAAATACCGGGAGGAAGGACCAGCATCATCAGAAGAATAATCACCAAGTTCGGAATACCGATCATAATTTCCAGTATACGCTGCATCACATTATCCACTCTGCCTCCAAAATAGGCAGAAATTCCACCATAAGCAACCCCGATTAGAAGGTCAATCGCTGCGGCCACAAATGCAATAACAAGGGATACTCTTGTACCTTCCCATAAGCGTGTCCATTGATCACGTCCTAATGAATCTGTACCAACCCAGAAATAGGTATCGGCCATATCCTGTGCATGATATACATGATAGGTTGCATCGATTTCGGCAGAATTCTCACTTCCGTCACCTTCATCAATGACCTCAATGTCAATGTATTCCTCGTTGTTATCGTACTGCATCACGGCATCTTGAGTTGCCGCTTCAACAGATTCTCCTTCAAATGAACTACTTAATGTGCCATCAAATCCAAGCCAAGAGATGTTCTCCAAGACAGGTATGCGTGGCGGCATTTTTGTTCGCGATAAATCCTGGTCATCATAACCGTAATCATTTAGAAAAGGACCAACAATACTCATCAGTATAATCAGTACTAAAGCTACTAAGGCTATCATTGCCGGTTTACTTTTAAATAGCGTTCTTCTTGCATCTTGCATAAATGTTCTACTTGGCTTTGCAATCTCTTCACTCGTATCTTCTTCACTTTTTAATGGTACGAGAAGTTCTTTTGGAATTTCGTTTTTATTATTATTATTGTTATCCATATTAACTATCTCCTCCCGTAATTCTGATTCTAGGATCAATTAATCCATACAGGAGATCGATGACTAAAATGATAGCTACAAATAAAAAGGCAAAGAGTAATGTTGTCCCCATAATTGTCGGGTAATCATTTACCATTACCGAATTTACAAATTGTTCACCTATCCCAGGAACAGCAAAAATTTCTTCAATAACTAATGTTCCAGTCATAAGACTAACGGCCATTGGGCCCATAACTGTAACTAATGGTATGAGTGCGTTACGCATTCCGTGTTTGAAAATAATACCATATTCACTGACACCCTTTGCTCGTGCGGTCGTTATAAAATTTGAACCAAGTACTTCGAGCATCTCCGTTCTGGTAAACCTGGCAGCGGTCGCCATCGGGAATATCATCAGAGCAATCGTCGGCAGTATCGAATACTCCCATCCTTGCCATAATGCCACAGGGAGCCACTCCAAATTAACTGCAAAGACCCATTGCAGAAGGCCCGCAAGAACAAAGGAAGGAATCGAAGTACCTAAAACAGCAATAACTGTTGAGGTATAATCAAGCACACCATTGTGGGATATAGCTGCGATTAAGCCAAAAAGGATCCCTAAAATTGTACCAATAACCAGTGCCTGGAAACCTAATTGGATAGAGGGCCCCATTCTATCTAGTAAAATATCAGTTACCGGTGTGTTATCAAAAGCAAATGAAATGCCTAAATCACCTTGCACGAGACCTCCAAGATAATTCACATATTGAATCGGTACCGGGTCATTTAATCCATATTGTTCAAGTACGATAGCTTGTTGCTCTTCACTTAATTTATCATCTGCATTAAGCGGACTTCCCGGCAACATTTTCATAAGAAAGAATGAAAGAGAAGCGATTAGGAATAAGGTAATAGCCATGTACATGATCCGCTTTAATATATATCGTACCATTCCAGTACCTCCTATTAAGTTTAATCTTTTAATCTTCGTTATTGTAAGATTTTTTTGTTTAAAACCTAATAGGAGAGTATGCATCCCGAATTGGTGCACACTCTCCCGTTTAGTCAGGTTTCCTTAATTAAATTGTCAATTACGATAAAATTACTCTTCTGAGCCAACACTTGCCCATTTATATTCATACTTAGCTCCAAATGGATTTACAAATACACCTTCAATTTTTGGAGAAACTAATTGTGCCATTGAACTTTGATATATTGGAGCGATAGCGGCATCTTCAAATAGAATTTGCTCTGCTTCCAGGAAGTTTTCATAACGAGCTTCTGGATCCTGTGCAAGCTCAGTCTGAGCTTCTTCCATTAAAGCATCGTACTCTTCATTGGAATAATCCATTTTGTTATTTCCACTTTCCGTTACCCATAGGCCTAGGAAAGTACTTGGATCAAGGTAATCCGGTCCCCAACCCTGAACTTGGAGATCATAATCCATATTCGTATCTGCATCGATTTGTTGCTCAAATGGAACAGTTCTTAAGTTAACTGTAAGTCCAGGCAAGTTGGTTTCCAGCTGATTGACAATATATTCATTCATTATTGTTGATGTTTCACTGTCACTTGCTAGTAATTCAAGCTCTATGGAGTCCGTTCCTAATTCCTCCAGACCAGTTTCCCATAAGGCTTTAGCTTCTTCCGGATCATATGTTACTAAATCACCACTCGCTTCACGGAAATCTGTGCCATCCGGTGTATTCACAAATTCTGCAGGAACAAGACCGTTTGCAACAAGCGAGCCATTGTTAAGAACGACGTCTACCAAATCCTGTTTATTAAAGGCTTTACTGATTGCTTTACGTATATTTACATTCGCAAGTTCTTCTCTTGATTGATTCATTTTTATATAAAACACACCAGTTTCAGGTGTCACTTGATAATCTTCATGGGATTGATATTGATCGACTAGGTCAGATGAAATATTTGCACGGTCAATTTCGCCACTTTCATATAGATCCACTTGAGTTTGTGGGTCTTTTACAACTTCATAATTCATTGCGTCGAGTTGTACTGTCTCAGCATCCCAGTAATCTTCATTTTTCGTCAAACTCCAAGAGCTGCTTGTGCTTTCCCAGTCTTCTAACACAAATGGTCCATTTGATAGTAATGCATCCGAACTTGTTGCATAACTATCTCCTTGTTCTTCAACAAAGTCCTGATTCAATGGGAGGAACGTCCCGAATGTTGTTAACGATTCAAAGTAAGGTGTCGGGGTCTCAAGTTCAACAACCAAAGTGTAATCATCTTCTGCTGTCACACCAAGATCTTCTACAGGAACATCGCCCGTGTTAACAGCTTCAGCGTTCTTAATAACCCCGCCCATCATATAAGGGCCATACTCAGAAGCTGTATCCGGGTCAACCGAACGCTGCCAGGAATAAACAAAGTCATGTGCAGTCACAGGGTCTCCATTCGACCAAGTCGCATCTTCACGTAAATTAAACGTCCAAGTTAAACCATCTTCACTTACTTCGTGATCTGTTGCTATCCCTTCAACCGGTTCTGCATTTTCATCTAATCTATATAAACCTTCCTTCGTAGCACCAAGGAATTGGAATGCGAATTCGTCAGTTGCTTGTGCCACATCCATTGTAGGGATCGTATCCGCATTTATAAAATTAAGTACTTGCTCACCTTCTCCAGAAGATTCTCCTTCTGTTGTCTCTTCACTTCCCGTGTCTCCTGCGCCCTCTGATTCTCCCTCTTCCTCAAAGGTGCCACAGGCTACTAAAATCGCACTTAGTACAAGCACAAGTGCTAAAAGTAATGAATACTTTTTCATCCAAAAATACCTCCCATTTATGTTATTTTCTAAAAATTAACGCTAAATATATTTAATAGCTATGAGTTTGAGTATACTACTTTTGTACTAAAGTTGTAAAGAGAATTGAATAATTTTTTTACATTATATCATTTAGATTACAATAAAGACTTATGATAATAGTATTTCCCGGTGAATATTTTTCACTATTAATAAGATTACTTACACACACAATTGTGTTATAATAGCCTATGATTCAGAAATTAACGCAAACAATAGGACTTTCTCCCTCTATTGATGTCGTTAAATCAACGTGTTACTCTAGAATAAAGGTGAAAATCAATGTTGAAAAATAAATGGTTATTTCTGCTCACCAATCTTTTTTTGGCGCTCGTCCTTCTTTTACTTTTTGCTCCGGCCTATAATCTTATACATTATATTAACTATCTATTTTATATAAATTTCTTTTACTTGTTGCTAACATTATTTATTTACACCATAAATCACGGCTTTTATGACGGAGTGACTTTTGGTTTCAGAAGATTTTTTGGTATCATGTCAAAGAATAAAGATCATATGGAAGAGTGGAAAGAAAGGGCCCTCCCGTCAGAAAAAATGAACAACACTTTCTACCGGGGTGTTCAGTTTCAAGGTGTAGCATTATTCGTTATTTTAGTCATTTTGCTTGTGATTTATTATTTATAAGGGGCCTGTTCCTCGCTGCGCTAATGTGCTAAAGCAGTGAGGGATAGGTCCTTTCAATAAAAATAAAAAAAACAGTCCCCACGAATAATGAGGACTGTTTCTTTATTCAATTCTACTCTTCAATATAAACATCTTTTAGCTGTAGGATTTGTGTTGGTAACACTTCTAATCCTTTTACTTCATCACGTACACTAAATAGATATTCCTGGTGATGAAGATAAAGCATTGGTGCAATATCTACAAGGAGCTCTTGTGCTTCACTATAGATTTCTTGACGTGCTTCCGGATCCGCTTCCCGACGTCCTTCTTCTAAAAGGGCATCCAGTTCATCATTTTCTGTGAATGTGCGGTTACCTGGCTCTCCTACATTATCGGAGTGGAACAGTGGATGCATCGCGTAATCTGCATCACCTGTAGCAACTGACCAGCCAAGAACGAACATCTCATGCTCGCCGTTCGCCGTTTGCTCCAGATAAGCTCCCCACTCTAGAATTTCTACTTCTGCTTGAATTCCAATTTCTTCAAGTTGTGCTTGAACGTTTGTCGCTGCATCGATACGCTCGCGGCTATCATTCGTCCAAATCGTTGTAGAGAAGCCATCTTCATAGCCGGCCTCAGCCAACAGTTCTTGTGCTTGTTCTACATCATATTCGAGACCGGATACATTTTCATCATAACCGAACACATCCGGTGGTATTGGGCCAATAGCAGGGATACCAACACCATTATAAATACCGTCAATGATTTGGCTTTTATCAATAGCCATGGATACAGCTTGACGTACGAGTGGATCATCGAACGGTTCTTTATCCATATTAAACCCAA is part of the Virgibacillus sp. NKC19-16 genome and harbors:
- the opp3C gene encoding oligopeptide ABC transporter permease — its product is MDNNNNNKNEIPKELLVPLKSEEDTSEEIAKPSRTFMQDARRTLFKSKPAMIALVALVLIILMSIVGPFLNDYGYDDQDLSRTKMPPRIPVLENISWLGFDGTLSSSFEGESVEAATQDAVMQYDNNEEYIDIEVIDEGDGSENSAEIDATYHVYHAQDMADTYFWVGTDSLGRDQWTRLWEGTRVSLVIAFVAAAIDLLIGVAYGGISAYFGGRVDNVMQRILEIMIGIPNLVIILLMMLVLPPGILSIIIALSITGWTGMARIVRGEVLKLKNQEFVLASRTLGQSNSKVIVKHLLPNISGIIIINTMFTIPSAIFFEAFLSFIGLGIPAPEASLGTLINTGFDNLRQFPFLLLYPAILISVIMIAFNILADGLRDAFDPKMHK
- the opp3b gene encoding oligopeptide ABC transporter permease, which encodes MVRYILKRIMYMAITLFLIASLSFFLMKMLPGSPLNADDKLSEEQQAIVLEQYGLNDPVPIQYVNYLGGLVQGDLGISFAFDNTPVTDILLDRMGPSIQLGFQALVIGTILGILFGLIAAISHNGVLDYTSTVIAVLGTSIPSFVLAGLLQWVFAVNLEWLPVALWQGWEYSILPTIALMIFPMATAARFTRTEMLEVLGSNFITTARAKGVSEYGIIFKHGMRNALIPLVTVMGPMAVSLMTGTLVIEEIFAVPGIGEQFVNSVMVNDYPTIMGTTLLFAFLFVAIILVIDLLYGLIDPRIRITGGDS
- a CDS encoding peptide ABC transporter substrate-binding protein, which codes for MKKYSLLLALVLVLSAILVACGTFEEEGESEGAGDTGSEETTEGESSGEGEQVLNFINADTIPTMDVAQATDEFAFQFLGATKEGLYRLDENAEPVEGIATDHEVSEDGLTWTFNLREDATWSNGDPVTAHDFVYSWQRSVDPDTASEYGPYMMGGVIKNAEAVNTGDVPVEDLGVTAEDDYTLVVELETPTPYFESLTTFGTFLPLNQDFVEEQGDSYATSSDALLSNGPFVLEDWESTSSSWSLTKNEDYWDAETVQLDAMNYEVVKDPQTQVDLYESGEIDRANISSDLVDQYQSHEDYQVTPETGVFYIKMNQSREELANVNIRKAISKAFNKQDLVDVVLNNGSLVANGLVPAEFVNTPDGTDFREASGDLVTYDPEEAKALWETGLEELGTDSIELELLASDSETSTIMNEYIVNQLETNLPGLTVNLRTVPFEQQIDADTNMDYDLQVQGWGPDYLDPSTFLGLWVTESGNNKMDYSNEEYDALMEEAQTELAQDPEARYENFLEAEQILFEDAAIAPIYQSSMAQLVSPKIEGVFVNPFGAKYEYKWASVGSEE
- a CDS encoding DUF3899 domain-containing protein — translated: MLKNKWLFLLTNLFLALVLLLLFAPAYNLIHYINYLFYINFFYLLLTLFIYTINHGFYDGVTFGFRRFFGIMSKNKDHMEEWKERALPSEKMNNTFYRGVQFQGVALFVILVILLVIYYL